TTGATGTTTCGTGGACGCACCGTTCTGGTCCGAACATGCTCGAACTCTACGGCACAGAAGGTTCCATAGTTCTCGACCACGGCGATATGCACTTTGAAACGCGCAAACTCTCGGACGAAGAAAAAGCGGAATACATCGCCCAGCGCCCTGAACCGCCACCTTCGGCGATGCAGCAGTGGGTCAACAGCATTCTGCGCGATGAGCCGATGCACATCACGATTCAGGACGGTCGCAACCTGACTGAATTGATGCAGGCGTTCTATATGTCCGCTGATCAGGGGCGTTCAATAGACCTGCCTCTCTAGGAAAAGAGGCGCGAAAATAGGGGCGGGAAGATTGTCAGGAATGGGAGCATTGCGTGGGGTAGTTGTATCTTTTATCTTTTTTGCTTGCAATCATTTTCAGTATCTGTCATAATATCGGAACGATACAGCAATTCCAACGTTAGATTCAATAAATAACTGTTTGCAATCATACATTACTCAGCCGATGTGTTGGGGTTGTCTTCATTGAAGGAGCCAAGGCATGTTCAACTGTGATTATCATATACATACAAGACATTCCCCCTGTGCTGCTCGGGATTTCGATTTAGAGAAGATAATTAAGATCCAACAGGAACGTGGCATAAAGGAAATTGGCATAACCGATCACGATTATGCGTATGGCCATAAGACCAAGAACATAGAAGCGGGCAGAAGAATTATCCAGAAAAGTGAATCGCCCATTCCGATCCACTTCGGCGTTGAAGCGCACATCCTAGAATACCGAGTTGCGTCCATCAATATCCAAATGGCATCATATTTTGATTATGTCCTGATGGCACCAAACCACTACCATCTGCGTGGTGTTGCACTCCCCTCAGATCTCGGCAATCCAAAAAGAGTTGCGAACCATGAACTATATATGTTTGAAGC
This window of the Candidatus Poribacteria bacterium genome carries:
- a CDS encoding PHP domain-containing protein — protein: MFNCDYHIHTRHSPCAARDFDLEKIIKIQQERGIKEIGITDHDYAYGHKTKNIEAGRRIIQKSESPIPIHFGVEAHILEYRVASINIQMASYFDYVLMAPNHYHLRGVALPSDLGNPKRVANHELYMFEAAIACPLTDAVAHPFVLTPNVFRLSDEEVSAFGSEMMRHIDQKRLIHQLDLASQREIAIEISPKFIRYNQRHLVEFYQLCLEREVKLLIGSDAHNAEELGELSELDPILEELGVQEAHLWRPKQWQW